The following coding sequences lie in one Mucilaginibacter sp. KACC 22773 genomic window:
- a CDS encoding winged helix-turn-helix transcriptional regulator, which yields METQITERVTIPSPQQCTASLAAVTDALYVIGGKWRLPIIISLSEGNKRFNELQRTVTNISAKVLSNELKGLEINGFIKKTNIPGNPVVVEYGLTGYSDTLYDVLKALSEWGTMHRNNIRKTF from the coding sequence ATGGAAACACAAATAACAGAACGAGTAACTATACCTTCGCCGCAACAATGCACCGCCAGTTTGGCCGCCGTTACCGATGCTCTGTATGTAATTGGGGGAAAATGGCGGCTACCGATTATCATCAGCCTTTCTGAGGGAAATAAAAGGTTTAACGAACTGCAAAGAACGGTTACTAATATATCGGCCAAAGTGCTGTCTAATGAGTTAAAGGGACTGGAAATCAATGGCTTTATCAAAAAAACAAATATTCCGGGGAACCCGGTGGTTGTAGAATACGGGCTGACAGGTTACAGCGATACGCTGTATGATGTATTGAAAGCGCTGAGCGAATGGGGAACGATGCACAGGAATAACATCCGAAAGACTTTCTAA
- a CDS encoding HAD family hydrolase: MQNIKNIIFDYGNVIFNIDFRMAQQGWNQLGISNAAEFFGHKQQDEIFDKFDRGEVSAEEFRDYIRQKSGNRSLTDDQINGAWNSMLLGIEPGNHELLLDLKAKYRTFLLSNINEIHYDHIMAYLKKDFGFDGNGHLFEKAYYSHLMGKRKPEARIFQLVLDENNLNPAETLFIDDSPQHLAGAEKLGIQTLLMTRPDTIQQFFKRSGL; the protein is encoded by the coding sequence ATGCAAAATATCAAAAATATCATCTTCGATTACGGTAACGTTATCTTTAATATCGATTTCAGAATGGCCCAGCAAGGCTGGAACCAGTTGGGTATCAGTAATGCTGCCGAGTTTTTTGGCCATAAGCAGCAGGACGAAATTTTTGATAAATTTGACAGGGGAGAGGTGTCTGCGGAGGAGTTTAGGGACTATATCAGGCAAAAATCGGGCAATCGCAGCCTTACCGACGACCAAATAAACGGCGCGTGGAATAGCATGTTGCTCGGAATTGAGCCGGGCAACCATGAATTGCTGCTGGATTTGAAAGCAAAATACCGCACATTTTTATTGAGTAATATTAATGAAATTCACTATGATCACATCATGGCATATCTTAAAAAAGATTTTGGTTTTGATGGAAACGGCCATCTTTTTGAAAAGGCATATTACTCGCATCTCATGGGCAAGCGCAAGCCCGAAGCCAGGATCTTCCAACTTGTGCTGGATGAAAATAATCTTAATCCGGCCGAAACTTTGTTTATTGATGATAGTCCGCAGCATCTGGCTGGCGCCGAAAAACTGGGCATTCAAACACTTTTAATGACCAGGCCGGATACTATTCAACAGTTTTTTAAAAGATCGGGCTTGTAA
- a CDS encoding dicarboxylate/amino acid:cation symporter, giving the protein MQKKSKLTLYIFIALIAGVIVGYIYNTNVINKINANISTADAHIKAIDKNLLASADTTTEAFKSIKKLRQTEVKAQQENSTLREDKLEGFNILSKIFLNLIKMIVAPLVFTTLVVGVAKVGDIKAVGRIGGKTMLWFVSATLVSLLLGMLLVNLFEPGKTMHLPLPDSHLSTGIKKSALSLTEFIGHVFPSSFIKSMADNEILQIVVFSLFFGIATAAVGEQGKIVIKAMDAIAHVILKITGYVMKLAPVAVFGAITAVIARQGLGVLSTYGIFIGEFYFSLVLLWLIIILAGFIVLRKPVFRLISNIKDAMLIAFSTSTSEAAYPKVLLELERFGCSNKIVSFVLPLGYSFNLDGSMMYMTFASLFLAQSYDIHLSFGHQLSMLLVLMLTSKGVAGVPRASLVVIAGTLSMFNIPEAGLFLLIGIDPLLDMGRSATNVLGNAMATAVVSKWEGELDN; this is encoded by the coding sequence ATGCAAAAGAAAAGTAAGCTTACGCTGTATATTTTTATAGCCCTTATCGCCGGTGTAATAGTAGGTTATATTTATAACACCAATGTAATCAATAAAATTAATGCCAATATAAGTACAGCCGATGCGCATATTAAAGCCATCGATAAAAACTTGTTAGCATCGGCAGATACTACTACAGAAGCTTTTAAATCCATAAAAAAACTGAGGCAGACGGAAGTAAAAGCCCAGCAGGAAAACAGCACCTTAAGGGAGGATAAACTGGAAGGCTTTAATATTTTAAGCAAGATTTTCCTGAATTTGATAAAGATGATTGTGGCGCCGCTGGTGTTTACAACGCTGGTGGTTGGCGTGGCAAAAGTAGGCGATATTAAGGCAGTAGGCCGGATAGGCGGCAAAACGATGCTGTGGTTTGTTAGCGCTACATTAGTTTCTTTATTATTAGGAATGCTGCTGGTTAACTTATTTGAACCAGGTAAAACCATGCACCTGCCGTTGCCAGACAGCCATTTAAGTACCGGTATCAAGAAATCGGCACTGTCGCTAACCGAATTTATCGGGCATGTGTTCCCCTCAAGCTTTATCAAATCGATGGCCGATAACGAGATATTGCAGATTGTGGTGTTCTCCTTGTTTTTTGGTATAGCCACGGCGGCGGTAGGTGAGCAGGGTAAAATAGTTATCAAAGCTATGGATGCCATTGCCCATGTGATATTAAAAATAACCGGCTATGTAATGAAACTGGCCCCTGTTGCCGTGTTTGGCGCTATAACAGCGGTAATTGCCCGGCAGGGTTTAGGGGTACTATCAACCTATGGTATATTTATCGGCGAATTTTACTTTTCGTTAGTGTTGCTTTGGCTCATTATTATACTGGCCGGCTTTATTGTATTGCGCAAACCTGTTTTCAGATTAATAAGCAACATAAAAGATGCTATGCTTATTGCATTCAGTACATCAACCAGCGAGGCGGCTTACCCTAAAGTATTGCTGGAATTGGAGCGTTTTGGCTGCAGTAACAAAATTGTGAGTTTCGTATTACCATTGGGGTACTCATTTAATTTGGACGGCAGCATGATGTATATGACCTTTGCATCGTTGTTTTTGGCGCAGTCGTACGATATTCACTTATCGTTCGGGCACCAGTTGTCGATGCTGCTGGTGCTGATGCTTACAAGCAAGGGCGTAGCGGGCGTACCAAGGGCTTCATTAGTTGTTATTGCAGGAACATTATCAATGTTTAATATTCCGGAGGCGGGATTGTTCCTGTTGATAGGAATTGATCCGTTGCTGGATATGGGTAGATCGGCAACCAATGTTTTGGGCAATGCCATGGCTACTGCAGTTGTAAGCAAGTGGGAAGGGGAACTGGATAATTAG
- a CDS encoding energy transducer TonB yields the protein MKKILVTAFCITSTLAVKAQSTDSVKLEEKTQPDQAHFISVEQQPEFPGGNDRFLQFIARTVRYPMNSLKAGVEGKVYVQIMIEADGTVTHPKIIRSVSKELDDEAIRVVSSSPRWKPGIQNSQPVKCLFTVPISFSIGKINATH from the coding sequence ATGAAAAAGATACTGGTTACTGCTTTTTGCATAACAAGTACGTTAGCCGTCAAAGCGCAATCCACAGACTCGGTTAAATTAGAAGAGAAGACACAGCCTGACCAAGCACATTTCATTTCTGTTGAGCAACAACCAGAGTTTCCCGGCGGGAATGATAGGTTTCTTCAATTTATAGCCAGAACCGTGAGATACCCAATGAACAGTCTTAAGGCGGGTGTCGAAGGGAAAGTCTACGTACAGATCATGATCGAGGCAGATGGTACAGTAACCCACCCAAAGATCATCAGGAGTGTATCAAAAGAATTGGATGATGAAGCGATAAGGGTTGTAAGCAGTTCTCCACGTTGGAAACCTGGCATACAAAATAGCCAGCCAGTTAAATGCCTTTTTACTGTGCCAATAAGTTTTAGCATTGGCAAGATTAACGCGACACACTAA
- a CDS encoding SDR family oxidoreductase: MNKILITGATGQLGKLVVDELLKKVSGNDISILVRQFEKADDWKDKGIRVLQGDYNDYRSLLSAFQNTEKLYFISSNDKEDRFGQHTNVVNAAVEARVGHLIYTSAHRKSDNMDSLLTGDAHWQTDALIKSTGITFTILKHSLYTELLPLFMGSEVLKTGSIVLPAGNGRSSYATRPDLAAAGAIVLTSAGHENKTYDLSSPVSISFQDVAAIMSELSGKNMTYKDVSSEDYLRQVQAQGVPDRFLKGVMLFCNALKRGEFDFPSLDLKLLLCREPQSVKMFLKTAYNL, translated from the coding sequence ATGAATAAAATATTGATAACCGGTGCAACCGGGCAATTAGGCAAATTAGTTGTTGATGAATTGCTGAAGAAAGTAAGTGGAAATGATATCTCCATCCTGGTGCGCCAATTTGAAAAGGCCGATGATTGGAAAGATAAGGGAATACGGGTTCTGCAGGGTGATTATAACGACTATAGGTCCTTATTATCTGCTTTTCAAAATACCGAGAAATTGTATTTCATTTCTTCCAACGATAAGGAAGATCGCTTTGGACAACATACGAATGTGGTCAATGCAGCAGTCGAGGCCCGCGTGGGACACTTAATTTATACCAGCGCTCATCGTAAATCAGATAACATGGATTCTTTATTGACTGGCGACGCACATTGGCAAACTGATGCCCTGATCAAAAGTACCGGCATTACCTTTACTATCCTGAAGCATAGCTTATATACAGAATTGCTTCCTCTTTTTATGGGAAGCGAGGTGTTAAAAACCGGCTCGATCGTCCTTCCGGCTGGGAACGGCCGCTCGTCTTACGCCACCCGACCGGATTTAGCCGCTGCAGGCGCTATCGTGTTAACCTCCGCCGGTCATGAGAATAAAACATACGATTTGAGCAGCCCCGTTTCCATTTCATTTCAGGACGTTGCGGCGATCATGAGCGAATTATCCGGTAAAAATATGACGTATAAGGACGTCTCCTCAGAGGATTACCTGCGCCAAGTTCAGGCTCAGGGGGTTCCGGACAGATTTCTGAAGGGTGTAATGTTATTTTGTAACGCCTTGAAACGCGGTGAGTTCGACTTTCCATCATTAGATCTGAAACTTTTACTGTGCAGAGAGCCACAATCCGTAAAAATGTTCCTGAAGACGGCGTACAACTTGTAA
- a CDS encoding PDDEXK nuclease domain-containing protein, which translates to MEQLTNDKLFRSVRELIEKSRSEIVRNVNTVMVFTYYHIGEMIVKEEQAGNQRAAYAETIVKDLSEALTREYGKGYSHRNLDYFKKFYLLYQERIAQSLIAQSDTAVNIPQSLISFSGLFKISWTHYIQLMKISDPGEREFYEQQSVTNNWSVRELQRQYNSSLFERLALSRDKKSVLDGAEAGQTSQEPVQALKSPFVLEFLGLKEDSGYSENDLETAIINKLEHFMLELGKGFLFEGRQRRITLDGDHFWVDLVFYNRLLKCFVLFDLKIGKLTHQDIGQMQMYVNYYDRKIKQPEEKPTLGIILCKEDNRAVVEFTLPLDNEQIFSREYKLYLPSKEELKKQIE; encoded by the coding sequence ATGGAACAGTTAACCAATGATAAACTTTTCCGGTCAGTCCGGGAACTGATCGAAAAATCACGGAGTGAGATCGTCCGGAACGTGAATACGGTGATGGTCTTCACTTACTATCATATAGGGGAAATGATCGTCAAAGAAGAGCAGGCCGGTAATCAGCGGGCCGCTTATGCGGAAACCATCGTCAAAGACCTCAGCGAAGCGCTGACGCGTGAATACGGCAAAGGTTATTCGCATCGTAATCTGGACTATTTCAAAAAGTTCTACTTGTTATACCAGGAACGAATTGCGCAATCACTGATTGCGCAATCTGATACCGCTGTGAATATTCCGCAATCACTGATTTCGTTTTCTGGCTTGTTCAAAATAAGCTGGACACATTACATCCAGTTAATGAAGATTTCCGATCCCGGTGAGCGGGAATTTTATGAACAGCAATCGGTAACGAATAACTGGTCCGTCCGGGAATTGCAGCGCCAGTACAATTCCTCCCTGTTCGAGCGGCTGGCCTTAAGCCGCGATAAAAAAAGCGTACTGGATGGTGCGGAGGCAGGGCAAACAAGCCAGGAGCCGGTTCAGGCGTTGAAAAGCCCGTTCGTACTGGAGTTTTTGGGCTTAAAGGAGGACAGTGGTTATTCGGAGAATGACCTGGAAACTGCCATTATTAATAAACTGGAGCACTTTATGCTGGAATTGGGTAAAGGCTTTTTGTTCGAAGGACGTCAGCGGCGCATCACACTCGACGGCGACCATTTCTGGGTAGACCTGGTTTTCTACAACAGGTTATTAAAATGCTTTGTCCTCTTTGACCTGAAGATCGGTAAACTCACGCACCAGGACATCGGTCAAATGCAAATGTATGTCAATTACTATGACCGTAAGATCAAACAGCCGGAAGAAAAGCCGACTTTAGGAATCATACTTTGTAAGGAGGATAACCGCGCCGTAGTCGAATTCACACTGCCGCTGGACAACGAGCAGATATTCAGCCGGGAATATAAACTCTACCTGCCAAGCAAAGAGGAACTCAAAAAACAAATCGAATAA
- a CDS encoding four helix bundle protein: protein MINSEKIDFAEAFRIRTKKFVVDNIRFYKTLPKTEEAKIIGRQLLRSSSSVGANYRAACRARSQAEFYAKLSIVVEEADESAFWMEVLIEAQIVNKSDLILLLDEANQILKIVSASRKTVSTNKK, encoded by the coding sequence ATGATAAATAGTGAAAAAATTGATTTTGCAGAGGCATTTAGAATTCGCACAAAAAAGTTTGTTGTAGATAATATTAGATTTTACAAAACTTTACCAAAAACAGAGGAAGCTAAGATAATTGGAAGGCAGTTACTCAGATCGTCTTCATCTGTAGGAGCGAATTATAGAGCTGCCTGTCGGGCAAGGTCGCAAGCCGAATTTTATGCCAAGCTGTCGATAGTTGTTGAAGAAGCTGATGAATCGGCATTTTGGATGGAAGTACTAATTGAAGCTCAAATAGTTAATAAGTCGGATCTGATATTATTATTAGACGAAGCCAATCAAATCCTTAAAATAGTATCTGCGTCAAGAAAAACAGTGTCTACCAATAAAAAATGA
- a CDS encoding GlxA family transcriptional regulator, whose translation MKHISILIPKGAILGSLEGSRQLFTQVNQFFLSMGKEPIFKVELVGLQAETPISGGCFTVNAHLLMTGVKKTDLIVIPALDGEITSAIENNKEFIPWIIDQYKNGAEIASLCMGAFLLASTGLLKGKSCATHWMAANQFRTMFPDVNLVTEKIITDEQGIYSSGGAFSYLNLILYLIEKFAGRDMAILSSKVFAIEMERTNQSPFIIFQGQKDHSDDPIKKAQEFIEKNYSEKISVEQLASMFALGRRNLERRFKKATSNTVAEYIQRVKIEAAKVSLETSRDNVNEVMYNVGYTDNKAFRTTFKRITGLSPIDYRNKYQRQHSN comes from the coding sequence ATGAAGCATATATCTATCTTAATACCAAAGGGGGCAATTTTAGGTAGCCTGGAAGGCTCGCGCCAGTTATTTACCCAGGTAAACCAATTTTTTTTATCGATGGGAAAAGAGCCAATTTTTAAAGTTGAGTTGGTTGGCCTGCAAGCTGAAACGCCCATCAGCGGCGGTTGCTTTACTGTAAATGCCCATCTTTTAATGACGGGGGTAAAAAAAACCGACCTGATCGTTATCCCTGCACTTGATGGCGAAATAACGAGTGCTATTGAAAATAATAAGGAATTTATTCCATGGATCATAGATCAATATAAAAACGGCGCCGAAATTGCCAGTTTGTGTATGGGGGCTTTTTTGTTGGCTTCTACAGGGTTGTTAAAAGGTAAAAGCTGTGCTACCCATTGGATGGCTGCCAACCAGTTCCGTACCATGTTTCCGGACGTAAACCTGGTGACTGAAAAAATCATTACCGATGAACAAGGCATTTACTCCAGCGGTGGGGCATTCTCGTACCTTAACCTGATACTATATCTCATCGAGAAATTTGCCGGCCGGGATATGGCTATTTTAAGTTCGAAAGTATTTGCTATCGAAATGGAACGTACCAACCAATCGCCATTCATTATTTTCCAGGGACAAAAGGATCATTCAGACGATCCGATAAAGAAAGCCCAGGAATTTATTGAGAAAAACTATTCAGAAAAGATAAGCGTTGAACAGTTGGCATCTATGTTTGCCTTAGGCAGGCGAAACCTGGAGCGTCGCTTCAAAAAAGCAACATCCAATACAGTAGCCGAATACATTCAGCGGGTTAAAATTGAAGCGGCCAAAGTAAGTCTGGAAACATCGCGCGATAACGTAAATGAGGTTATGTATAACGTTGGATACACAGATAATAAAGCTTTCCGCACTACATTTAAGCGCATTACGGGCCTGTCGCCTATTGATTACAGGAATAAATACCAGCGGCAGCATTCTAACTAA
- the rpmA gene encoding 50S ribosomal protein L27 codes for MAHKKGAGSSRNGRESHSKRLGIKIFGGQPAIAGNIIVRQRGTKHNPGVNVGIGRDHTLFALAEGIVVFRKKADNRSYVSVVPATEAVTEVAAAPVAVAPVATEEEAPKAKKAAAPKAKKADTEEAAAE; via the coding sequence ATGGCACACAAAAAAGGGGCCGGTAGTTCCAGAAACGGCCGCGAGTCGCATAGCAAACGTTTAGGTATCAAAATTTTCGGTGGTCAGCCAGCAATTGCAGGTAACATCATCGTTCGTCAGCGTGGTACTAAACACAATCCAGGCGTTAACGTAGGTATCGGCAGAGATCATACCTTATTCGCTTTAGCCGAAGGTATCGTAGTTTTCCGCAAGAAGGCCGATAACCGTTCATACGTTTCAGTAGTTCCGGCTACAGAAGCAGTTACTGAAGTTGCAGCAGCGCCTGTAGCAGTAGCACCGGTAGCAACTGAAGAAGAAGCACCAAAAGCAAAAAAAGCAGCGGCCCCAAAAGCAAAAAAAGCTGATACTGAAGAAGCAGCAGCTGAGTAA
- a CDS encoding M1 family metallopeptidase yields MKKTLLTTLALLAVVVSSAQTLTSGGKLKPEQAIMDIRHYTIALNVDPVQKTIDGYTTIDVIMAQPAKVLLFDLLDSLKISNVLVNGKKEPFTYQNNLITINTTKELPAGKASVKVVYGGKPHVARRPPWDDGFTWTKDSTGHAWVAITAEGTGGKLYFPCKDHPSDEPNEGVDMMITVPKDLVVAGPGLLQKVTKSGDKATYHWKTNYSINNYSILFNVGDYTVVSRPYKTVNGTTVPIQFYVLKEDAAKANRHLDIFEQTISIQEKYFGEYPWAKEKIGIAETPHLGMEHQTMNAYGNKFRYSKLGGKDFDWLMHHEFGHEWWGNKVTAKDWADYWIHEGICTFGDAMPIRELEGEQAYIKHFQQAALSFGNKIPLVIGKDIDEEAAYNGDIYGKGAFFMHTLRYVMGDSLFFPTIKSFVTSPKYTYNNMVTTADVQEYFSKAAGINLKPLFDLYIYSVNKLEVHVTAKRGDKYLIQLQNIDMLLPTDITIDGVTKRYTLDKKGITLTSKTMPVIDPDTYYLKKLIIE; encoded by the coding sequence ATGAAGAAAACATTACTCACAACATTGGCACTGCTCGCTGTAGTAGTATCCAGCGCCCAAACCCTAACATCCGGCGGCAAGCTTAAACCAGAGCAAGCCATTATGGATATACGCCATTACACCATCGCCTTGAATGTTGATCCGGTTCAGAAAACGATAGATGGTTATACAACCATTGATGTAATCATGGCGCAGCCCGCCAAAGTATTACTTTTTGACCTGTTGGACTCTTTAAAGATCAGCAACGTTTTGGTAAACGGAAAAAAGGAACCATTCACTTATCAAAACAACCTAATCACTATAAACACAACAAAAGAATTACCTGCCGGCAAGGCAAGCGTTAAAGTAGTATATGGAGGCAAACCCCATGTTGCCCGTCGCCCGCCATGGGATGATGGGTTTACCTGGACGAAAGATTCTACCGGGCATGCCTGGGTTGCCATTACAGCCGAGGGCACCGGTGGTAAACTCTATTTCCCCTGCAAGGATCACCCTTCGGATGAGCCAAATGAGGGTGTTGATATGATGATAACCGTACCTAAAGACCTGGTAGTTGCCGGGCCGGGCCTGTTGCAAAAAGTAACCAAAAGCGGTGATAAAGCTACTTACCATTGGAAAACCAATTATAGCATCAACAACTATAGCATCCTGTTTAATGTCGGCGATTATACCGTGGTAAGCAGGCCATATAAAACCGTTAATGGAACAACTGTGCCCATCCAGTTTTATGTATTAAAAGAGGATGCCGCTAAGGCCAACCGCCACCTGGATATTTTTGAGCAAACCATCAGCATACAGGAAAAATATTTCGGCGAGTACCCATGGGCCAAAGAGAAAATAGGCATAGCCGAAACGCCACACCTGGGTATGGAGCACCAAACCATGAATGCCTATGGCAACAAATTCAGGTACAGTAAACTCGGCGGAAAGGATTTTGACTGGCTGATGCATCACGAATTTGGCCACGAATGGTGGGGCAACAAAGTAACAGCCAAAGACTGGGCCGATTACTGGATCCACGAAGGTATTTGCACCTTTGGAGATGCCATGCCCATACGGGAATTGGAAGGCGAACAAGCCTATATTAAACACTTCCAGCAAGCTGCACTTTCATTTGGCAACAAAATTCCTTTGGTAATAGGAAAAGATATCGACGAAGAGGCTGCTTATAATGGTGATATTTATGGTAAAGGTGCCTTTTTCATGCATACTTTAAGATATGTCATGGGCGATAGCCTTTTCTTCCCAACTATTAAAAGTTTCGTTACAAGCCCTAAATACACCTACAATAACATGGTTACTACGGCCGACGTGCAGGAATATTTTAGCAAAGCCGCAGGTATCAATTTAAAACCCTTATTTGATCTCTATATTTATTCTGTCAATAAGCTCGAAGTTCATGTAACTGCAAAACGCGGTGATAAGTATTTAATTCAGCTTCAAAACATTGATATGCTATTACCAACTGACATTACTATCGATGGCGTCACTAAAAGGTATACGTTGGATAAAAAAGGAATAACGCTAACAAGTAAAACTATGCCGGTGATTGATCCGGATACTTATTATTTAAAGAAACTAATTATTGAATAA
- a CDS encoding site-specific integrase — MRTAQSFGVHFTVKKERAKEGIASIYVVITVNKDKTLFALKRQVQVEHWNKGHGGLKPKTPDAQETNAYLDEVKFTITTYYQQLRLEGKEITPLLLKACFLGEDTEETYNLSALMDYHNETASAALTWSTLKHYAVTRRYLEKFLVAKYKTTDIRVKDIDYKFIIDFETFLRNYKPADHHQPLNNNGVMKHLIRLRKMTTLAFKLQWINRDPFKNYKFRYKKVETAFLSSAELKAIEKHEFASESLITIRDYFLFACYTGLSFVDLMNLQERNVVNGEDGEKWLKLFRQKSNEPTNIPLLPPAMAILNKYKDNPRSVIMGTIFPTITNQKVNMHLKEVAKIIGIRKTLTFGVARHTFATTITLANNVPIETVSKMMGHTKIATTQIYARVLLKKISDDMSVLKEKLKPEPKRPAERKSNVKPGTKRIS, encoded by the coding sequence ATGAGAACAGCACAGTCATTTGGTGTACACTTCACCGTCAAAAAGGAAAGGGCAAAGGAAGGAATTGCCAGCATTTATGTGGTTATTACGGTCAATAAAGACAAAACCCTCTTTGCACTCAAGCGGCAAGTCCAGGTAGAACATTGGAACAAGGGTCATGGCGGCCTTAAACCAAAGACTCCTGACGCCCAGGAAACCAACGCTTACCTGGATGAGGTCAAATTTACTATCACGACCTATTATCAGCAATTGCGCCTGGAGGGAAAGGAAATCACGCCATTATTACTTAAAGCCTGCTTCCTGGGAGAAGATACCGAAGAAACCTACAACCTCAGCGCGCTGATGGACTACCATAATGAAACCGCTTCGGCGGCACTAACCTGGAGCACCCTTAAACATTATGCGGTAACGCGGCGCTATCTGGAAAAATTCCTGGTCGCCAAATACAAGACCACTGACATCCGCGTCAAAGACATCGATTATAAGTTTATTATAGACTTTGAAACTTTTTTGCGGAACTATAAACCTGCTGATCATCACCAGCCGCTCAATAACAATGGTGTGATGAAACACCTCATCCGCTTACGCAAGATGACCACGCTTGCTTTTAAACTGCAATGGATCAACCGTGATCCGTTTAAGAATTATAAGTTCCGTTATAAAAAGGTGGAAACCGCTTTCTTGTCCAGCGCGGAATTGAAGGCGATTGAAAAACATGAGTTCGCCTCGGAATCATTGATCACTATACGCGATTACTTTCTGTTCGCCTGTTATACCGGCTTGTCCTTTGTCGACCTCATGAATTTGCAGGAGCGTAATGTGGTCAATGGCGAGGATGGCGAAAAATGGTTAAAGCTCTTCCGTCAAAAAAGTAACGAGCCAACCAATATCCCCTTATTGCCGCCGGCTATGGCCATCCTGAATAAATACAAGGACAACCCAAGGTCAGTCATAATGGGAACGATATTTCCTACTATTACCAATCAGAAAGTAAACATGCACCTGAAAGAAGTAGCCAAAATCATCGGTATCCGGAAAACGCTCACTTTCGGCGTTGCCCGCCACACGTTTGCGACGACCATCACCTTAGCCAATAACGTCCCCATCGAAACCGTCAGCAAAATGATGGGCCATACCAAGATCGCTACGACGCAGATCTATGCCCGTGTGCTGCTCAAAAAGATCAGCGACGATATGAGCGTGCTGAAAGAAAAATTGAAGCCGGAGCCCAAACGTCCGGCGGAACGAAAATCAAATGTTAAACCGGGGACTAAACGTATAAGCTAA
- the rplU gene encoding 50S ribosomal protein L21, translating to MYAIVSIAGQQFKVAKDQQIFVHRLQGDEGASIEFDSVLLAENEGSFKLGSDLKGAKVSAKILSHLKGDKVIVFKKKRRKGYKKKNGHRQQFTKIEITGITL from the coding sequence ATGTACGCAATAGTAAGTATAGCAGGACAGCAATTTAAGGTTGCAAAAGACCAGCAGATCTTTGTACACAGGTTACAAGGTGACGAGGGCGCTAGTATTGAATTTGACAGTGTATTGTTAGCAGAAAACGAAGGTTCATTCAAATTAGGTTCTGATTTGAAAGGCGCTAAAGTATCGGCTAAGATCTTGTCTCATTTAAAAGGTGATAAAGTAATCGTTTTCAAAAAGAAACGTAGAAAAGGTTACAAAAAGAAAAACGGTCACCGTCAACAATTTACCAAGATCGAGATCACTGGTATCACATTATAA